A section of the Sphaerodactylus townsendi isolate TG3544 linkage group LG11, MPM_Stown_v2.3, whole genome shotgun sequence genome encodes:
- the RBM33 gene encoding RNA-binding protein 33 isoform X4 produces the protein MAAALGGGGGGADDDFDQFDKPGAERSWRRRAGDDDWDSELDDDLLGEDLLTGKKTQSDMSDEELNDDLLQSDNEEDQRFSTQDVAVGLNSASGMVTSFELSEEANDPSIEQDLEYEQGEEELVYDKSDVPEEYAEEYTEEETYEGPEAELTEDHIEYGEDQGEEEIYNDEVLDLEINEPLDEFPDEDYMQSYGEQQGMEEQEYVAEEELEEVADSQTPPNESEEAVIENLELQEEPKEESDEEDDDDEESGRLRFKTERKEGTIIRLSDVTRERRNIPETLELSAEAKAALLEFEERERQLKQGRYGSRRGGRRGGPFMYHGMGEQRRDNDRGRLKDHRPALLATQPTVTSHSQRMFPHQQPIRNLFQQQQQQPPQMQGLLPLPPQHHTAPPPPQGMHMPPQLETSRILMTPPPPVTSQQPKNIHINPHFKGTVVTPVQVPLLPVPTQPRPAVGPQRFPGPPDFQQNPPGPVPTNFSQAPRLSLQDPWRGPPPPPPPIPPPPPQDREPFFMGEPRFPSHHLFEQRSPPPPPPPPPLLNSSHPVPGQNPLPFSQPGPGFSQQGQQPVFPRERLVRPNMQPQGHVGVLHFNQPGAGNAGRPFLPPRQPFLQAPGQPFLAVHTQPNIQGPLHPPLQPQHQQHPQPQPPPQHPQPHHPHQQQHHLLAVPPQPLIPVAPSQFRPHMQTLQQQSSSRMPCQQRPGLIKARHNAPMQNVVKRPNQQLQSGAPRNSNLRELPIAPLHAIEAANRRTSAPAAQVKPLTSTSPVPRPAAGIKNQQQGRSEMKPRAPAPVAQPKAEDKPEPEFPDEDEETRLYRLKIEEQKQLREEILRQKEFRRQLQAGARKRELLERLAQQQQQQQQSSSTHQEEEEASQLPTNGNPLLPLPIAQPRQNVKHRLMVKKPDPVVPNPSAVQPKPTNILQAGDSMQFQGQQIKTVKQLRQTRTVPENELQLPHKGLTTKATAAHLNPSQIARVATVQGQPQDLKPGVKRTVMQRANSGSGDGPHVGTKVRVIKLSGGPQTGAPCSE, from the exons ACTCAGTCAGATATGTCTGACGAAGAACTGAATGATGATCTCCTGCAGAGTGACAATGAAGAGGATCAGCGTTTCAG TACTCAGGATGTGGCTGTTGGTCTTAATTCGGCATCTGGCATGGTTACATCCTTCGAGCTCTCGGAGGAAGCTAATGATCCATCCATTGAGCAAGATTTGGAATATGAACAAGGGGAGGAGGAATTGGTTTATGACAAATCGGATGTGCCTGAAGAATATGCTGAAGAATATACAGAAGAAGAGACGTATGAAGGCCCAGAGGCAGAACTAACAGAAGACCACATAGAATATGGTGAAGATCAGGGAGAAGAAGAGATTTATAATGATGAAGTGCTAGATCTTGAAATCAATGAGCCGCTAGATGAATTTCCA GATGAAGATTACATGCAGTCCTATGGTGAGCAGCAGGGAATGGAAGAGCAAGAATATGTAGCTGAAGAAGAACTGGAAGAAGTTGCTGACAGCCAGACACCTCCAAATGAATCGGAAGAG GCAGTTATAGAAAATCTGGAGCTTCAAGAGGAACCCAAAGAAGAGtctgatgaagaagatgatgacgaTGAAGAATCTGGTCGATTACGCTTCAAAACTGAACGGAAGGAAGGAACCATCATTAGGCTATCAGATGTCACCAGAGAACGAAGAAACATTCCAGAAACCTTGG AACTTTCTGCAGAAGCCAAAGCGGCATTACTTGAATTCGAAGAGAGGGAACGGCAGCTGAAGCAGGGGCGCTACGGCTCGAGAAGAGGAGGAAGGCGAGGAGGGCCTTTCATGTATCATGGCATGGGAGAACAAAGAAGAGACAATGATCGGGGCCGGCTGAAGGATCATCGGCCTGCGCTGCTGGCAACCCAGCCAACTGTTACG TCTCATTCACAAAGGATGTTCCCTCATCAGCAACCCATTAGGAATCTGttccagcaacagcagcagcagccgccacagatgcagggtctgctgcctctccccccccagcATCATACGGCACCGCCTCCCCCTCAAGGCATGCATATGCCCCCACAGTTAGAAACATCAAGAATACTgatgactcctcctcctccagtgacCTCTCAGCAGCCAAAGAACATACACATTAACCCACACTTCAAAGGAACTGTAGTAACTCCCGTGCAAG TGCCCCTGCTGCCAGTCCCAACCCAGCCGAGACCTGCTGTCGGACCCCAGAGATTTCCC GGGCCTCCTGATTTTCAGCAGAACCCTCCTGGACCTGTCCCTACCAACTTCAGTCAAGCCCCCAGACTCTCCCTTCAGGATCCGTGGCGAGGACCACCACCGCCTCCCCCACCgattccacccccacctccacaggACAGAGAGCCCTTCTTTATGGGAG AGCCAAGGTTTCCCAGCCATCACTTATTTGAGCAACGGAgtccaccaccgccaccaccaccgccTCCTCttctcaacagcagccaccctgttCCTGGTCAGAATCCGCTCCCTTTCAGTCAACCTGGACCAGGCTTCAGTCAGCAAGGGCAGCAACCCGTCTTTCCCAGAGAGAGGTTGGTCAGGCCAAACATGCAGCCTCAAGGCCACGTGGGAGTTCTTCACTTCAACCAGCCAGGTGCAGGGAATGCAGGGAGACCATTCCTTCCTCCCAGGCAGCCGTTCCTGCAGGCCCCAGGGCAGCCCTTTTTGGCAGTTCACACCCAGCCCAACATTCAG GGTCCCTTGCACCCTCCTCTGCAGCCGCAGCATCAGCAACATCCGCAGCCTCAGCCGCCTCCGCAACATCCTCAGCCGCATCACCCgcaccagcagcagcaccatCTTCTGGCTGTGCCTCCCCAGCCTCTGATTCCTGTCGCCCCCTCCCAGTTCAGACCTCATATGCAGACTTTGCAGCAGCAAAGCAGCAGTCGGATGCCGTGTCAGCAAAGGCCGGGTCTGATAAAGGCCAGACAT aatgccCCAATGCAGAATGTTGTAAAGCGTCCAAATCAGCAACTCCAGTCAGGTGCTCCAAGGAACAGCAACTTGCGCGAATTGCCGATAGCGCCGCTGCACGCAATAGAGGCTGCCAACCGCCGAACCTCAGCACCTGCTGCTCAAGTGAAACCCCTTACCAGCACCTCTCCTGTTCCCAGGCCTGCTGCAGGGATCAAGAACCAGCAGCAGGGAAGATCCGAGATGAAACCTCGAGCTCCTGCCCCAGTGGCTCAGCCTAAAGCGGAGGACAAACCTGAGCCAGAG TTTCCCGACGAAGATGAAGAAACCAGGCTCTACCGCTTGAAGATAGAAGAGCAGAAACAGCTGAGAGAAGAGATCCTAAGACAGAAAGAGTTCAGGCGGCAGCTTCAGGCTGGAGCTCGAAAGAGAGAATTGTTGGAAAGGCTGgctcagcagcaacagcagcagcaacagtcttctTCTAcgcatcaggaggaggaggaagcgtcgCAGTTGCCCACCAACGGAAACCCTTTGCTTCCCCTTCCCATTGCACAGCCCCGCCAAAATGTGAAACACAGGCTGATGGTTAAAAAGCCGGACCCAGTAGTTCCAAATCCCTCTGCCGTTCAGCCTAAGCCCACAAACATTCTTCAGGCTGGGGATAGCATGCAATTTCAAGGACAGCAAATAAAAACTGTAAAGCAGCTAAGACAGACTAGGACAGTGCCAGAAAATGAGCTGCAGCTACCACATAAAGGGTTGACCACAAAAGCGACGGCGGCGCATTTGAACCCATCTCAGATTGCCCGGGTGGCAACGGTACAAGGCCAGCCTCAGGACCTGAAGCCTGGGGTGAAAAGAACTGTCATGCAGCGGGCAAACAGTGGTAGTGGAGATGGGCCCCATGTCGGCACCAAAGTCAGGGTGATTAAATTGTCAGGAGGG